A genomic region of Dactylococcopsis salina PCC 8305 contains the following coding sequences:
- the pcrA gene encoding DNA helicase PcrA has product MSVETDFLASLNSSQRQAVQHFCGPLLVVAGAGSGKTRALTYRIAHLILNHKVNPENILAVTFTNKAAKEMKERIELIFSRRLAQEKHGQRLELLSEYEQTKLRSSAYRSIIKYLWIGTFHSLFARILRYDINKYQDKKGYEWTKSFTIYDESDAQSLVKKIATKELNIDDKKFNPRSLRYSISNAKNQGLYPEDVLTQQPTYRGRVISEVYQEYQAQLAANNALDFDDLILIPTRLFAQNESVLGYWHQQFKHILVDEYQDTNRIQYQLINLLATNGETNRKNLNWENRSIFVVGDADQSIYSFRMADFTILLDFQEDFGDGLPDDDTRTMVKLEENYRSRENILEVANTLIENNTERIDKILKPTRGYGEEIYCYKADNEIEEAKFIHNQILKLTQENPELGWGSFAILYRTNAQSRVIEEALLSDIPYHVVGGLKFYDRKEIKDALAYLRLLNNPNDTVSLLRIINTPRRGIGQKTLDQLITASQELNVPLWEIISDETSVNTLAGRATKAVNEFAQIIKKYQASLETLPGAEILDGILDESNYREDLKNQGTDEAENRLENLKELDSAMMQFAEENEDSSLEGFLANAALASDLDNLNEEEEKVSLMTLHSAKGLEFPVVFLVGLEQGLFPNHRTLNDPTALEEERRLCYVGITRAQEQLFLCYAQERRLWGSREPAIPSQFIAELPKDLINFSSPPLQPRRQKKTTSKNNKETKKTSDQSSRNWEVGDRVFHKTFGEGNVTHVLGSGNKTNLAVEFPGLGRKILDPRIAPLQPLS; this is encoded by the coding sequence AGCGGTAACTTTTACTAATAAAGCGGCGAAGGAGATGAAGGAGCGTATTGAGCTTATTTTTTCTCGACGGTTAGCGCAAGAAAAACACGGACAACGGTTAGAATTACTTTCTGAATATGAACAAACTAAACTTCGATCGAGCGCTTATAGAAGTATAATAAAATATCTTTGGATTGGAACGTTTCACAGTCTTTTTGCGCGAATTTTACGTTATGATATCAATAAATACCAAGACAAAAAAGGCTACGAATGGACAAAAAGTTTCACAATATATGATGAATCTGATGCCCAAAGTTTAGTTAAAAAAATTGCTACTAAAGAACTGAATATTGATGATAAAAAGTTCAATCCTCGTTCTCTTCGATACAGCATTAGTAATGCCAAAAATCAAGGACTTTACCCAGAAGATGTCCTCACCCAACAGCCTACCTATCGGGGAAGAGTCATCTCAGAAGTTTATCAAGAATATCAAGCGCAGCTGGCGGCTAATAATGCTCTAGATTTTGATGATCTGATTCTGATTCCGACGCGATTATTTGCTCAAAATGAATCGGTTTTAGGGTATTGGCATCAACAGTTTAAACATATTTTAGTGGATGAATATCAAGATACGAATCGCATCCAATACCAATTAATTAATCTTCTTGCGACTAATGGCGAAACGAATCGAAAAAACTTAAATTGGGAGAATCGATCGATTTTTGTGGTGGGAGATGCGGATCAATCTATTTATTCTTTTCGCATGGCTGACTTTACCATTCTTCTTGATTTTCAAGAAGATTTTGGGGATGGTTTACCCGATGATGATACGCGAACAATGGTTAAATTAGAGGAGAATTATCGATCGCGCGAAAACATCTTAGAAGTGGCAAATACATTAATCGAAAATAACACCGAACGCATTGACAAAATTCTGAAACCGACGCGAGGTTATGGGGAAGAAATCTATTGCTACAAAGCGGATAATGAAATTGAAGAAGCCAAATTTATTCATAACCAAATTCTAAAATTAACGCAAGAAAATCCCGAACTTGGGTGGGGAAGTTTTGCGATTTTATATCGAACGAATGCTCAATCTCGTGTCATTGAAGAAGCACTCCTTTCTGATATTCCTTATCATGTTGTTGGCGGATTAAAGTTTTACGATCGAAAAGAGATTAAAGACGCACTCGCCTATTTACGATTACTAAATAATCCCAACGATACGGTTAGTTTACTGCGAATTATCAACACACCTCGGCGAGGAATCGGACAAAAAACTCTCGATCAATTGATTACCGCATCTCAAGAATTAAATGTTCCTCTCTGGGAGATCATAAGCGATGAAACTTCAGTTAATACTTTAGCTGGACGCGCAACAAAAGCCGTTAATGAATTTGCCCAAATCATCAAAAAATACCAAGCAAGTTTAGAAACCTTACCAGGCGCTGAAATTTTAGATGGAATTTTAGATGAATCAAACTATCGGGAAGACTTGAAAAATCAAGGAACAGATGAAGCAGAAAATCGACTGGAAAACTTGAAAGAGTTAGACAGCGCCATGATGCAATTTGCAGAGGAAAATGAGGATTCGAGTTTAGAAGGTTTCTTGGCAAATGCGGCTTTAGCGTCTGATTTAGATAACTTAAATGAGGAAGAGGAAAAAGTCTCTTTAATGACCTTACATTCTGCGAAAGGGTTAGAATTTCCTGTGGTGTTTTTAGTGGGATTGGAACAAGGTTTATTTCCGAATCATCGCACCTTAAATGATCCGACTGCGTTAGAAGAAGAACGACGATTATGTTATGTGGGGATTACTCGCGCCCAAGAACAATTATTCTTATGTTATGCTCAAGAACGTCGTTTATGGGGATCACGAGAACCAGCGATTCCTTCACAATTTATCGCAGAATTGCCCAAAGATTTGATTAATTTTAGTTCTCCTCCTCTCCAACCTCGTCGTCAGAAAAAAACGACAAGTAAGAATAATAAAGAAACGAAGAAAACATCAGATCAATCCTCTCGCAATTGGGAAGTGGGCGATCGAGTGTTTCATAAGACATTCGGGGAAGGAAATGTCACCCATGTTCTCGGAAGTGGGAACAAAACCAACCTCGCGGTAGAGTTTCCAGGTTTAGGGCGTAAAATTCTCGATCCCAGAATTGCGCCATTACAACCCCTTTCCTAG
- a CDS encoding DMT family transporter — MELKVKQPQQLLFPLALIAPFFLWGTAMVAMKGVIPNTTPLFLGGMRILPAGILVLIFGIILKRPQPKGWLAWGWLSLFALVDGALFQGFLAEGLVRTGAGIGSVMIDTQPLTVALLSSILFSDRVRKIGWLGLGFGVLGVSLIGLPEQWILQGLQGNFTGLEFEISRLFDSGEWLMLLASLSMATGTILIRYVCRHVDSVMATGWHLILGGIPLFFLSGSLETQQWQNISFDGWLAISYATIFGSAIAYGIFFYLASTRNLTSFSSLTFLTPVFALLFGNLLLAETLSPLQWVGVSLTLVSIYLINQREKLSHVLQNLQTQKKLNFEQLKGEKTRKSEG; from the coding sequence ATGGAACTGAAAGTCAAGCAACCTCAACAGTTATTGTTTCCTCTTGCTTTAATTGCACCTTTTTTCCTCTGGGGAACCGCCATGGTCGCCATGAAGGGCGTAATCCCAAATACAACGCCGCTATTCTTAGGAGGGATGCGGATTCTTCCTGCAGGAATTTTGGTGTTAATTTTCGGTATAATTCTAAAGCGTCCCCAACCAAAAGGATGGTTAGCGTGGGGATGGTTAAGTTTGTTTGCGCTGGTAGATGGGGCTTTATTTCAAGGGTTTCTCGCCGAGGGATTAGTGCGAACTGGCGCGGGAATTGGTTCGGTAATGATTGATACTCAGCCGTTGACAGTGGCACTGTTATCTAGTATTTTGTTTAGCGATCGCGTGCGAAAAATCGGCTGGTTGGGATTAGGGTTTGGTGTGTTGGGAGTGAGTTTAATTGGTTTACCAGAACAGTGGATTTTGCAAGGATTACAAGGCAATTTTACGGGTTTAGAATTTGAGATTTCTCGTTTGTTTGATAGTGGTGAATGGTTGATGCTATTGGCTTCTTTATCAATGGCAACGGGAACAATTTTAATTCGTTATGTTTGCCGTCATGTTGATTCAGTTATGGCGACGGGATGGCATTTGATTTTAGGGGGAATTCCTTTGTTTTTCTTATCAGGAAGTCTGGAAACCCAACAATGGCAAAATATCAGTTTTGACGGGTGGCTGGCGATTAGTTATGCGACTATTTTTGGCAGCGCGATCGCTTATGGAATTTTCTTTTATTTGGCTTCAACTCGCAATTTAACGAGCTTTTCTTCTCTGACGTTTCTAACGCCAGTTTTTGCTTTATTGTTTGGTAATTTATTATTAGCGGAAACCTTGAGTCCTTTACAATGGGTGGGAGTGAGTTTAACTTTAGTCAGTATTTATTTAATTAATCAACGGGAAAAACTCTCTCACGTATTACAAAATTTGCAAACTCAGAAAAAGTTAAATTTTGAGCAATTGAAAGGAGAGAAAACTAGAAAAAGCGAAGGATAG
- the apcB gene encoding allophycocyanin subunit beta yields MQDAVTTLIKNYDVTGRYLDRDAMDELESYFASGQARIQAATIINGNAASIVKEAGRQLFDEQPELIRPSGNAYTTRRYSACLRDMDYYLRYATYAIVAGDTYVLDERVLQGLRETYNSLGVPIAPTVRGIEIMKEMVKQMVEEAGVTDTSFLDQPFDHMNRELSEKDI; encoded by the coding sequence ATGCAAGATGCAGTAACCACGTTAATTAAAAACTATGATGTTACAGGTCGCTATTTAGACCGTGATGCAATGGATGAACTTGAATCCTATTTTGCATCGGGACAGGCGCGAATTCAAGCGGCGACGATTATTAATGGTAATGCGGCTTCCATTGTCAAGGAAGCTGGTCGTCAACTCTTTGATGAACAACCAGAATTAATCCGTCCCAGTGGGAATGCTTACACCACTCGTCGTTATTCCGCTTGTTTAAGAGATATGGATTATTATCTCCGTTATGCAACCTACGCAATTGTTGCGGGAGATACTTATGTTCTCGATGAACGAGTGTTACAAGGATTACGGGAAACTTATAATTCTTTGGGTGTTCCCATTGCGCCAACGGTGCGAGGAATTGAGATTATGAAGGAGATGGTGAAACAGATGGTAGAAGAAGCTGGGGTGACAGATACCTCTTTCCTTGATCAGCCGTTTGATCACATGAATCGTGAGTTAAGTGAGAAAGATATTTAA